The Gemella massiliensis genome contains a region encoding:
- a CDS encoding major tail protein, with protein sequence MSNKYLFNLKNVHYATVTVGQDGTLTFGTVTKLMGTTELTMELEQSSEKHFSEGLVFFVTTSSAGYKGELSIYNVDDKFEKDVLGMKEDTKKVQYEDMYTQPTEIALLFEVDGNEKAERHCLLRVKLSKPKYEYKTTTEKIDVPILKFSYEGLTNEKGIGRLKTSKDTEEEVYTKWFEKVYTLNHL encoded by the coding sequence ATGAGCAATAAATATTTATTTAATTTAAAAAATGTGCATTACGCAACTGTAACTGTAGGTCAAGACGGAACATTAACTTTTGGAACCGTAACAAAATTAATGGGTACAACTGAACTTACAATGGAATTGGAACAATCATCAGAAAAACACTTTTCAGAGGGGTTAGTGTTTTTTGTTACAACGTCATCAGCAGGATATAAAGGGGAACTTAGTATTTATAACGTTGATGATAAATTTGAAAAAGATGTATTAGGTATGAAAGAAGATACTAAAAAAGTACAATACGAAGACATGTATACACAACCAACTGAAATTGCTTTACTTTTTGAGGTTGACGGTAACGAAAAAGCAGAAAGACATTGTTTGTTACGTGTTAAATTGTCAAAACCTAAATATGAATATAAAACAACTACTGAAAAAATTGACGTTCCTATACTGAAATTTTCTTACGAGGGGTTAACAAACGAAAAAGGTATTGGTAGACTTAAAACATCTAAAGATACCGAAGAAGAAGTTTATACTAAATGGTTTGAAAAAGTTTATACACTTAATCATTTATAA
- a CDS encoding HK97 gp10 family phage protein, whose product MSNIISIGISDFGLQEYLETYPLKVHIIADKAAYKAAKEGRALLLVTSPVKSGRYARGWSVRNNTTVASGIEYVVHNKNSPYSVHLLEDGHEMFIRGVYTGKRVAGIPHFEKAKEKAGDLFEQYFDDGLRCLD is encoded by the coding sequence ATGAGTAATATTATTTCTATCGGTATATCTGACTTTGGTTTACAAGAATATTTAGAAACCTACCCTTTAAAAGTGCATATAATAGCTGATAAAGCCGCTTATAAAGCGGCAAAAGAGGGTAGAGCCTTACTATTAGTTACTTCACCAGTTAAAAGCGGTAGGTATGCTAGAGGTTGGAGTGTTAGAAATAACACAACAGTAGCTAGCGGAATAGAATATGTTGTTCATAACAAAAATAGTCCATATTCAGTGCATTTATTAGAAGATGGACACGAGATGTTTATCAGAGGAGTATATACTGGTAAACGTGTAGCGGGAATACCGCACTTTGAAAAAGCTAAAGAAAAGGCAGGAGATTTATTTGAACAATATTTTGACGACGGTTTACGATGCCTTGACTGA
- a CDS encoding phage head closure protein, with amino-acid sequence MVITTGMFNKKVSFIRYGVKINSYGGRGDRTEEELFTCYAYLSNLRNSEFWESRHSNDKSKLRIRIRFTPKALSLNTKDCFVKIDDKIWNILSIESVLNRNREFLMYLEYKDE; translated from the coding sequence ATGGTTATAACTACAGGAATGTTTAACAAAAAAGTATCTTTCATCCGTTATGGAGTAAAAATAAATAGTTATGGTGGGCGTGGTGATAGAACGGAAGAAGAATTGTTCACTTGCTACGCTTACCTTAGTAATTTAAGAAATAGTGAATTTTGGGAGAGTAGACACAGTAATGATAAGAGTAAACTGCGTATAAGAATAAGATTTACACCAAAAGCATTATCTCTTAATACTAAAGACTGTTTTGTAAAAATAGACGATAAAATTTGGAATATTTTATCAATAGAAAGTGTTCTGAATAGAAACAGAGAATTTCTAATGTATTTGGAGTATAAAGATGAGTAA
- a CDS encoding head-tail connector protein, translating to MTEISVKDVKEYIRVLDDSEDSQLKLLLDSAVEYMISHTGLEETVIRNKSDIKTALLILVSDFYWNRDYQTGNKYNNKLVDNIIENNRINFVK from the coding sequence TTGACTGAAATTTCTGTAAAAGATGTAAAAGAATATATTAGGGTACTTGATGATTCAGAAGACAGTCAATTAAAACTACTATTAGACAGTGCTGTAGAATATATGATTAGTCATACTGGGCTGGAAGAAACAGTTATAAGAAATAAAAGTGATATAAAAACAGCACTTCTTATACTAGTAAGTGACTTTTACTGGAATAGAGATTATCAAACAGGAAATAAATATAATAACAAATTAGTCGACAATATTATTGAGAATAATAGAATTAATTTTGTGAAATAG
- a CDS encoding phage major capsid protein → MTLKELIELRNEKIEKIKEFKTIAETRSITEGENTEFEELKKEIAELDSRIEILEVEEREIVNTEVDKLDVSQELREFLKNPTLDLRAFGAGVGNNFKAAEAGAIIPQTLSDRIIEKILQESNILPLLTRYDITGELLIPKFDASTITINFYDEFADTVESNAKFTNVKLSTFRISGLLRISKKLINNVNFDIESFLINKIAEQFRLFLEKSVVVGSAGKFDSLFTAEVGNTITLAKKDEYSINDLIDLQAKLPTVHQSTAVFVMNKEMLTILRKLQDKEGRYYVLPDVTRGFGFQILDTAIQVTDFAPAGQVLYANVSEYGLAVSEEMNIQVLNELYATQHAVGINIHGQFGGKITDEQAFALLKNKE, encoded by the coding sequence ATGACTTTAAAAGAATTAATTGAATTAAGAAATGAAAAAATCGAAAAAATAAAAGAATTTAAAACTATTGCAGAAACAAGAAGTATTACAGAGGGCGAAAATACAGAATTTGAAGAACTAAAAAAAGAAATTGCTGAATTAGACTCACGTATTGAAATTTTAGAAGTTGAAGAACGTGAGATTGTAAATACAGAAGTAGATAAATTAGATGTATCACAAGAACTAAGAGAGTTCTTAAAAAACCCTACATTAGATTTACGAGCTTTTGGAGCAGGAGTCGGAAACAACTTCAAAGCAGCAGAAGCAGGGGCTATTATCCCACAAACATTGTCAGATAGAATTATAGAGAAAATCTTGCAAGAAAGTAATATTTTGCCACTATTGACAAGATACGATATCACGGGTGAATTATTAATTCCAAAATTCGACGCTTCTACAATTACTATTAATTTCTACGATGAATTCGCAGATACTGTAGAAAGTAACGCTAAATTCACAAACGTTAAATTATCTACTTTCCGTATTTCAGGACTATTAAGAATTTCTAAAAAATTAATCAATAACGTTAATTTTGACATCGAAAGTTTCTTAATTAATAAAATCGCTGAACAATTTAGATTATTCTTAGAAAAATCAGTAGTAGTAGGTTCAGCTGGGAAATTTGACTCTTTATTTACAGCAGAAGTTGGAAATACTATTACTTTAGCTAAAAAAGACGAATATTCTATCAATGATTTAATTGATTTGCAAGCCAAATTACCTACTGTACATCAATCAACAGCTGTATTTGTAATGAATAAAGAAATGTTAACTATTTTGAGAAAATTACAAGATAAAGAGGGTAGATACTATGTATTACCAGATGTAACACGCGGGTTTGGTTTCCAAATTTTAGATACCGCTATTCAAGTTACAGATTTTGCACCAGCGGGTCAAGTATTATACGCTAACGTTTCAGAATACGGTTTAGCTGTAAGTGAAGAAATGAATATTCAAGTGTTAAATGAATTATACGCTACACAACATGCGGTAGGTATTAATATTCACGGACAATTTGGCGGTAAAATTACCGACGAACAAGCGTTTGCTTTACTTAAAAACAAAGAATAG
- a CDS encoding HK97 family phage prohead protease produces MKIRVTDNKAIISGYVNVAERISKRLREDNAEFYEKIKEGAFGDAVRRNNNIKILFNHDYKRELGNTTDNLTIFEDSIGLYAEAEITDDEVVSKARNNQLSGWSFGFVPLKENVNESYSDIPLRTVESLNLYEVSILDNEHIPAYNSMSLNVRDIANEPLEIRSYERINIEVKEEKPPKEELQRDFDNSIFIAKIDEFLNERKK; encoded by the coding sequence ATGAAGATAAGAGTTACGGATAATAAAGCTATAATAAGTGGTTATGTGAATGTTGCAGAACGTATTTCTAAACGTTTAAGAGAAGACAATGCTGAATTTTATGAAAAAATAAAAGAGGGGGCATTCGGCGACGCTGTAAGAAGAAATAATAATATTAAAATATTGTTTAATCATGATTACAAGCGAGAATTAGGAAATACCACTGATAATTTAACTATTTTTGAAGATAGTATAGGACTATATGCAGAAGCAGAGATAACTGATGATGAAGTAGTTTCAAAAGCAAGAAACAACCAACTTAGTGGTTGGAGTTTTGGCTTTGTGCCATTAAAAGAGAATGTAAATGAAAGTTATAGTGATATTCCGCTAAGAACTGTCGAAAGTCTAAATTTATATGAAGTATCTATCTTAGATAATGAGCATATACCAGCTTATAACTCTATGAGTTTGAATGTAAGAGATATTGCAAACGAGCCTTTAGAGATTAGGAGTTACGAAAGAATAAATATAGAGGTGAAAGAAGAAAAACCACCAAAAGAAGAGTTACAAAGAGATTTTGATAACTCTATTTTTATTGCCAAAATAGATGAATTTTTAAATGAAAGGAAAAAATAA
- a CDS encoding phage portal protein: protein MGIFSRFRKRENEEDTQKATLFEEIFGYASDNVSIDDALQIPIVNACVSRVSDVIASTDLKLYKKTNKGREEVENDNRVKILNTKVDNGLTNSFELKKLIVRDYFLKGHCYFYIKRNGNKVSDISYLENVAISSNSDPFNKLFTIHAYDKTLRPHDTLRITRNTKDGMRGKSIIDETGLHFLLIVKTMERLLTDAKRGFLPKGMFKMEKNIKNLDAVREDVIKMLSDKNSGYIFLNSAINYEPLEKKKDVENEAKANASELNKIAAMFGVPVSIINGGANEEDKFNFINFTILPLLATIEASLNRDLLLEKEQGVYYFAFDTKELLKGNLKERFEAYQIAIKNNIMSMDEVRDLENMPRLNFGFYKFNIADAMYYRDDVKDINMLLNVNTNTAIDINKVLAATNDTGIMNFNPKYNDDIEPKNKDDTSILDDNKDNLDDEKG from the coding sequence ATGGGGATTTTTAGTAGATTTAGAAAAAGGGAAAACGAAGAAGATACACAAAAAGCTACTTTGTTCGAAGAAATTTTCGGTTATGCTAGTGACAATGTTAGTATAGATGACGCTTTGCAAATACCTATAGTAAATGCTTGTGTTTCTCGTGTAAGTGATGTTATAGCTTCTACAGATTTGAAATTGTATAAAAAGACTAACAAAGGTAGAGAAGAAGTAGAAAACGATAATAGAGTTAAAATTCTTAACACTAAAGTAGATAATGGTTTGACTAATAGTTTTGAACTAAAAAAACTAATTGTTAGAGATTATTTCCTAAAAGGTCACTGTTATTTTTACATAAAAAGAAACGGCAACAAAGTTAGTGATATTTCTTATTTAGAAAATGTTGCTATCAGTAGTAATTCAGACCCTTTTAATAAATTATTCACAATACATGCGTATGATAAAACTCTTAGACCACATGATACTTTAAGAATAACCAGAAATACTAAAGACGGTATGCGGGGAAAATCTATTATTGATGAAACAGGGTTACATTTTTTACTTATCGTAAAAACAATGGAACGGCTTCTGACGGATGCGAAACGTGGTTTTTTACCTAAAGGTATGTTCAAGATGGAGAAGAATATTAAAAATTTAGACGCTGTAAGAGAAGACGTTATAAAAATGTTAAGTGATAAAAATAGCGGTTATATATTTTTAAATAGTGCTATTAATTATGAACCTTTAGAAAAGAAAAAAGACGTTGAAAACGAAGCTAAAGCCAATGCTTCTGAACTTAATAAGATTGCAGCAATGTTTGGAGTGCCTGTAAGTATTATAAATGGTGGTGCAAATGAAGAGGATAAATTCAATTTTATAAACTTTACTATTTTGCCACTGTTAGCAACTATTGAAGCAAGTCTGAATAGAGATTTATTGTTAGAAAAAGAACAAGGCGTGTACTATTTTGCTTTTGATACAAAAGAGTTGCTTAAAGGAAACTTGAAAGAACGTTTTGAAGCTTATCAGATTGCTATTAAAAATAATATTATGAGTATGGACGAAGTCAGAGATTTGGAAAATATGCCAAGGTTAAATTTTGGTTTCTATAAATTCAACATTGCAGACGCTATGTATTACCGTGATGATGTAAAAGATATTAATATGCTATTAAACGTTAATACAAACACTGCTATTGATATTAATAAAGTATTAGCTGCTACTAACGATACAGGTATTATGAATTTCAATCCTAAATACAATGATGATATAGAACCAAAAAATAAGGACGACACATCTATTTTAGATGATAATAAAGATAATTTAGATGATGAGAAAGGATAA
- a CDS encoding terminase large subunit yields the protein MIDELLKIMNMATGINVVGKSIYDSLHDFQCFFLANVFGWRFKNDVKMFKHREIILFIPRKNAKTFICALCLIILMLTEADYSEFYSICIDRDLAGEVKKAITQIITASPVLAGYFKLTNTLIGKITCLINKNTYQARTSQANSNNAIRPSAFIADEIGAFKDKSNIKAMESGQLNVDNPLIFKITTAYAEDRSIMLEELEHLKKIYSGTEENERLFSLLYYADKDNLWTEKGIQMANPLRIEKNYESIRYMRDKALAIESERVEYLTKHMNHFLPTFSGEEYISVDKVKECVVLMVDFSGRDVYVGLDLALSTDNVAVSIASLDDDGETILLDSWAFIPRAKVEDKSRKEKTNYRRHIDRGNCFACGDEVIDYGFVEKFIIGLEDELNCNVMAVGYDLWNAPSTVQKLEEEGLLTVQVRQHSSVLHPTVKLVEEKILNKEIQFEDNPLFVQNFQNARVIYDNNLNKWVNKKRSTGKIDMLAAAFSAVHLLMQNEILGNTFVSAVL from the coding sequence ATGATAGATGAATTATTAAAAATAATGAATATGGCTACAGGTATTAACGTAGTAGGTAAAAGTATTTATGATAGTTTGCATGATTTTCAATGTTTCTTTTTAGCAAATGTGTTTGGTTGGAGATTTAAAAATGATGTTAAGATGTTCAAACATCGTGAAATTATCCTTTTTATACCTAGAAAAAATGCTAAAACTTTTATTTGTGCTTTATGTTTAATTATTTTAATGTTAACCGAAGCTGACTATTCGGAGTTTTACTCAATATGTATAGACAGAGATTTAGCAGGGGAAGTTAAAAAAGCAATTACTCAAATAATAACAGCTAGCCCAGTATTAGCCGGATATTTTAAACTTACTAATACACTTATTGGCAAAATAACATGTTTAATTAATAAGAATACGTATCAAGCGCGTACTTCTCAAGCTAATAGCAATAATGCTATACGTCCATCTGCATTTATAGCTGACGAAATAGGGGCTTTCAAAGATAAGAGTAATATAAAAGCTATGGAATCTGGACAGCTGAACGTAGACAATCCTTTAATATTTAAAATAACTACAGCTTATGCCGAAGATAGAAGTATTATGTTAGAAGAATTGGAACATCTAAAAAAAATATATAGCGGAACAGAAGAAAACGAAAGGTTATTTTCTTTATTATATTACGCTGATAAAGATAACTTGTGGACTGAAAAGGGAATACAAATGGCTAATCCTTTGAGGATTGAAAAAAACTACGAAAGTATTCGTTATATGCGTGATAAAGCACTAGCTATCGAAAGTGAACGTGTTGAATATTTAACAAAACATATGAATCATTTCTTACCTACATTTAGTGGCGAAGAATACATTAGCGTAGATAAGGTAAAAGAGTGTGTAGTACTTATGGTAGACTTTAGCGGTCGTGATGTTTATGTAGGACTAGACCTTGCACTTAGTACGGATAACGTAGCGGTGTCTATCGCTAGCCTTGATGATGACGGAGAAACGATATTATTAGATAGTTGGGCGTTTATTCCAAGAGCAAAGGTAGAAGATAAAAGTAGGAAAGAAAAAACTAACTATAGGCGACATATTGATAGAGGTAATTGCTTTGCTTGTGGTGATGAAGTTATAGATTATGGTTTTGTTGAAAAATTTATTATTGGGTTAGAAGATGAATTAAATTGCAATGTTATGGCGGTAGGTTATGACTTATGGAATGCTCCGTCTACTGTGCAAAAGTTAGAGGAAGAAGGTTTGCTTACTGTACAGGTAAGACAACATAGTAGCGTTTTACATCCTACCGTTAAGTTGGTAGAGGAGAAAATTTTGAATAAGGAAATACAATTTGAAGATAATCCATTATTTGTACAAAATTTCCAAAATGCAAGAGTTATTTATGATAATAACTTGAATAAATGGGTTAACAAGAAAAGAAGCACTGGTAAAATTGATATGTTAGCAGCTGCTTTTAGTGCTGTTCATTTGTTAATGCAAAATGAAATATTAGGCAATACATTTGTAAGTGCTGTTTTATAG
- a CDS encoding HNH endonuclease, producing the protein MLKTCSYCQKIHDKSLNCKPKREYYRDKNNKYSKSKDYLNVIKSNRWKKLSRLIKDLDNNQCLVCRSCGLVSPNSLEVHHIEKVRENLENAFDKDNLITLCIFHHKQAENGTITRDELTQLIWQYREDDINNDIMTI; encoded by the coding sequence ATTTTAAAAACTTGTAGTTACTGCCAAAAAATTCATGATAAATCTTTAAATTGCAAGCCTAAGCGTGAGTATTATCGGGATAAAAATAATAAATATAGTAAATCTAAAGATTATTTAAATGTAATTAAATCTAATCGTTGGAAAAAATTAAGCAGATTAATTAAAGATTTAGATAATAATCAGTGCTTAGTTTGTCGCAGTTGTGGGTTGGTTAGTCCTAATTCGTTAGAGGTTCATCACATCGAAAAAGTCAGAGAGAATTTAGAAAATGCATTTGATAAAGATAATTTAATAACGTTATGTATTTTTCATCACAAGCAAGCTGAGAACGGAACAATAACAAGAGATGAGTTGACGCAACTGATTTGGCAATATAGGGAAGACGATATTAACAACGATATAATGACCATTTAA
- a CDS encoding LPD11 domain-containing protein, whose protein sequence is MSCKVWRLHSISRTNEKLEKDFLTELENNYCLDRLISDVEYFFGWGQFSESNLFCKNIDRQMKVINLMYNFGGGQNYYDNDFIKLLNELHENYNNGNRVSVEIIRNKKGE, encoded by the coding sequence TTGAGTTGCAAAGTTTGGCGACTTCACTCAATCAGTAGAACGAATGAAAAATTAGAGAAAGATTTTTTAACAGAATTAGAAAATAATTACTGCCTTGATAGATTAATATCAGATGTTGAATATTTTTTCGGCTGGGGGCAATTTAGCGAGAGTAACTTATTTTGTAAAAATATTGATAGACAAATGAAAGTAATAAATTTAATGTATAATTTCGGCGGCGGTCAAAATTATTACGATAACGATTTTATAAAATTATTAAATGAACTTCACGAAAATTATAATAACGGCAATCGTGTAAGTGTTGAAATTATTAGAAATAAAAAAGGAGAATAA
- a CDS encoding YopX family protein — translation MLPPKIYVKDRKKVYDVECLNFDNKTVGFHDKHGFLYLFNFEEVIFMENTGFKDKNGNNIYEGDIVKCHNKYSEIRKNVMGEYYLGYRGLVEEDLWFTNTISEVVGNIFENDFKF, via the coding sequence ATGTTACCACCTAAAATATATGTTAAAGATAGAAAAAAAGTGTACGATGTTGAATGTTTAAATTTTGATAACAAAACAGTAGGATTTCATGATAAACATGGATTTTTATATTTGTTTAATTTTGAAGAAGTTATATTCATGGAAAATACAGGATTTAAAGATAAGAATGGTAATAACATCTATGAGGGGGATATAGTAAAATGTCATAATAAATATTCGGAAATAAGAAAAAACGTTATGGGTGAGTATTATTTGGGCTATAGAGGATTAGTAGAAGAAGACTTGTGGTTTACAAATACAATTTCAGAAGTAGTAGGTAATATTTTCGAAAATGATTTTAAATTTTAA
- a CDS encoding YopX family protein: MKYRAWLTNKFMMVNVDSVRFDTNVISYHIGIAAPKRSKCYKLMKSTGEYDGNGDEIYEGDILTDEGSFNHESWDYGIVECDDEEEFYINWKLEDYYEPLVNSDNYVIAGNVYKDSYLLEE, translated from the coding sequence ATGAAATATAGAGCGTGGTTAACTAATAAATTTATGATGGTGAATGTTGATAGTGTGCGTTTTGATACTAACGTTATAAGTTATCATATCGGAATAGCAGCGCCAAAAAGAAGTAAGTGCTACAAATTAATGAAATCAACGGGTGAATATGATGGTAACGGTGATGAAATTTACGAGGGTGATATATTGACTGATGAGGGTAGTTTCAATCATGAAAGTTGGGACTATGGAATAGTTGAATGTGACGATGAAGAAGAATTTTATATTAATTGGAAACTTGAAGACTATTACGAGCCATTAGTGAATAGTGATAATTATGTAATAGCTGGTAATGTTTATAAAGATAGTTATTTGTTGGAGGAATAA
- a CDS encoding helix-turn-helix domain-containing protein, which translates to MNKEKFSNRLKYLRLNKNVSLRKLSKEVRIPHTTLSGYEKGRIPDKERLIKLANYFNVSIDFLSGENDKIKINKNLGVIFVLVFIFIAVITILASAL; encoded by the coding sequence ATGAATAAAGAAAAATTCTCGAATAGACTTAAATATTTAAGATTAAATAAAAATGTTAGCCTTAGAAAACTAAGTAAAGAGGTAAGGATACCTCACACAACGCTTAGTGGATATGAAAAAGGTCGTATTCCTGATAAAGAAAGACTAATAAAATTAGCAAATTACTTTAATGTTAGTATTGATTTTCTATCGGGAGAAAATGATAAGATAAAAATCAATAAAAATCTTGGAGTAATATTTGTATTAGTGTTTATTTTTATAGCAGTAATAACAATACTAGCTTCAGCGTTATAA
- a CDS encoding RusA family crossover junction endodeoxyribonuclease has translation MIFNFFTKIKSEDFPRTTAQQKKFSTKTKRFYETSKTKLAKGQLIKALCGKQPNKPFDTPIELTVIWVFPKTKQAKNGQRKGTRPDLDNLQKTLQDTLAKLGYYKDDSLITDLIVKKRWHDCSGIYIKIREVEKIDNEFNEFIKEFD, from the coding sequence ATGATTTTTAATTTTTTTACAAAAATAAAAAGCGAAGATTTTCCAAGGACTACAGCACAACAAAAGAAATTTTCGACCAAGACAAAAAGATTTTACGAAACATCGAAAACTAAACTAGCTAAAGGGCAACTTATTAAAGCGTTGTGTGGTAAGCAGCCTAATAAGCCGTTTGACACGCCTATAGAGCTTACAGTGATTTGGGTATTCCCTAAGACTAAACAAGCTAAAAATGGTCAAAGAAAAGGAACTAGACCTGATTTAGATAATTTACAAAAAACATTACAGGATACTTTAGCTAAACTAGGTTATTACAAAGATGATAGTTTGATTACTGATTTGATAGTTAAAAAACGTTGGCATGATTGTAGCGGTATTTACATCAAAATTAGAGAAGTTGAAAAGATTGACAATGAATTTAATGAGTTTATCAAGGAGTTTGACTAA
- a CDS encoding phage antirepressor KilAC domain-containing protein has translation MREIIKIELNENQEPIVSGRILHEALEVNTAYKDWFPRMCEYGFVEGIDFNPLKIEQVQKEGNRNVRRTILDHAIKFDMAKEIAMLQRTDKGKEVRQYFIKVEKEFNSPERIMARALLIADKKIQTLETAIEEQKPKVIFADAVNSSHTSILIGDLAKILKQNGISIGQKRLFAWLREKGYLIKRKGNDWNMPTQKSMELKLFEIKESTHNNPDGSIRITKTPKVTGKGQIYFINKFVRVI, from the coding sequence ATGCGAGAAATTATAAAAATAGAATTAAACGAAAATCAAGAGCCGATAGTAAGCGGTAGAATACTACATGAAGCATTGGAAGTGAATACAGCATATAAAGACTGGTTCCCTAGAATGTGTGAATATGGGTTTGTGGAAGGAATAGATTTCAACCCGCTCAAAATTGAGCAAGTTCAAAAAGAGGGAAATAGAAATGTTAGGAGAACTATTTTAGACCATGCTATCAAATTTGATATGGCTAAAGAAATAGCAATGCTGCAAAGAACGGATAAAGGAAAAGAAGTAAGACAGTATTTTATTAAAGTTGAGAAAGAATTCAACAGCCCTGAAAGGATAATGGCAAGAGCGTTATTAATTGCAGATAAGAAAATTCAAACTTTGGAAACTGCGATAGAAGAACAAAAGCCAAAAGTTATATTTGCTGACGCTGTTAATTCTAGCCATACATCAATTTTAATTGGCGATTTAGCAAAAATATTAAAACAAAACGGAATTAGTATAGGGCAAAAAAGACTATTTGCCTGGTTAAGAGAAAAGGGATATTTAATCAAAAGAAAAGGCAATGATTGGAACATGCCTACTCAAAAAAGCATGGAGTTGAAATTATTTGAGATTAAAGAAAGCACGCATAACAACCCTGACGGCTCTATTAGAATAACTAAAACTCCGAAAGTAACAGGTAAAGGGCAAATATATTTTATTAATAAATTTGTAAGGGTAATTTAA
- a CDS encoding single-stranded DNA-binding protein yields the protein MINNVTLTGRLTKAPELKYSANNTAYVNFTLAVNRAFKAEKDTDFITCKVFNKQAENLAKFCGKGSLIGVVGSIQTGSYQNNQGNTVYTTNVMVNSIQFLESKQQREQQGQFNQEYNQSFNNNGYNQQNNFNQGYNNQNNGYNNKQAPDALEHIRQNNNTQMDFGFNPMMGVNNTNTVFDDIPNPFAED from the coding sequence ATGATAAATAACGTAACTTTAACTGGGAGATTAACTAAAGCCCCGGAATTAAAATACAGTGCTAATAACACAGCTTATGTTAACTTTACATTAGCCGTAAATAGAGCTTTTAAAGCTGAAAAAGATACAGACTTTATAACATGTAAAGTATTTAACAAGCAAGCTGAAAACCTAGCTAAATTTTGCGGTAAAGGCAGCTTAATAGGTGTTGTAGGAAGTATTCAAACTGGAAGTTATCAAAATAACCAAGGTAACACGGTATACACAACAAACGTTATGGTTAACAGTATTCAATTTTTAGAAAGCAAACAACAACGAGAACAACAAGGACAATTTAATCAAGAATATAATCAGTCATTTAATAACAACGGATATAACCAACAGAATAACTTTAACCAAGGATATAACAATCAAAATAATGGATATAACAATAAACAAGCACCTGACGCTTTAGAACACATCAGACAAAATAATAATACTCAAATGGACTTTGGATTTAACCCGATGATGGGAGTTAATAATACTAACACAGTATTTGACGATATACCAAATCCTTTTGCAGAAGATTAA
- a CDS encoding ERF family protein produces the protein MSEELDILKNKAKLYKKLQKARLKLQNKDFKKSGYNPFQKFNYFELSDFLPHINKIFDEIGLADHINIYREKSQAELIIYDTETGHSETFYSPIQEQLGKQQDIGAMITYARRYAYNIALNISENDVLDAQDIKVKNTTKIDRVKILQMLNSNAEISQIKGWLNNNNIKANSFDELTDNQLMQVFNLFNQR, from the coding sequence ATGAGTGAAGAATTAGATATTTTAAAAAATAAAGCTAAGTTATATAAAAAATTGCAAAAAGCAAGGCTAAAGTTACAAAATAAAGATTTTAAAAAAAGTGGTTATAACCCATTTCAAAAATTTAATTATTTTGAATTGAGTGACTTTTTACCACATATTAATAAGATATTTGATGAAATAGGGTTAGCAGACCACATAAATATTTATAGAGAAAAATCCCAAGCAGAGCTTATTATTTATGATACTGAAACAGGGCATTCAGAAACGTTTTACAGCCCTATTCAAGAGCAATTAGGCAAACAACAAGATATAGGTGCTATGATAACATACGCAAGACGTTATGCGTATAATATAGCGTTAAATATAAGCGAAAATGACGTGTTAGACGCACAAGATATTAAAGTAAAAAACACGACAAAAATAGATAGAGTAAAAATATTACAAATGCTAAATAGTAATGCCGAAATAAGCCAAATTAAAGGGTGGTTAAATAATAACAATATTAAAGCAAATAGCTTTGATGAATTAACAGATAACCAATTAATGCAAGTATTCAATTTATTTAACCAGAGATAA